ATTCAGAAGCTATATATTACACTTCTAGAATGATGATAGGAAGTATTTTACTTGGAGGTATATTAGGGTACCTTGCAGTTGTATTTTTAAGAAAAACTGGATTATCATATGCAACATACGCGTTACCAATAGTACCAATTTTATTTATGGCTGTGTTTATCCTCATAGCCCAATTTATAACAACTTACTTAATAGGAAGAAGTTTTAATAAAGAATCTCTTATTGATAGAGTAAGATATAGTGAATAAAAATATATAGAAAGCTATATTTAATTTTTAAATAAGACTAGAGAAGATATAAAAATAGAATTAAATAGGTTAATAATATACAAATACAGGGCAAGTAGCTTAAATGTTCATATGTCCTGTATTTTGTTGTGTTTATTGTTCAGCAGATTGTCATTAGAAATGTATTGGTACAATTCTAAAAAAACTTAAAATTGTACCATAAAAAATGAAAATTTTGTATAATAATCGTATAGAAAATAAAAAGGAGCTGATATATATGAACAATAAAATTAATTATGCACCAGGGCCAACAGAAACCAGAGAAAATGTAAGGCTAATAAGAGCAGAGAAAACAACTAACCCAGATATAGATGTTGATTTTGTTGAGTTTTATAAGAATACATGTGAAAAGTTTGGAAATATAGTTGGTACAAAAAACGATGTTTACATATTAAGTGGTGAAGGAATATTAGGTCTTGAGGCAGCTTGTGCATCACTGACAGAGAAAGGTGATAGAGTTCTTGTAATTGACAATGGTATATATGGAGAAGGATTTAAAGACTTTGTAAAAATGTATAGTGGAGAGTATGTACTTTTTTCAAGTGAATATACAAAAGGTATAGATGCTGATGAGCTAAGAAAGTTTTTAGAAAAGGATAATAACTTTAAATATGCAACAGTGGTTCATTGTGATACTCCAACAGGTGTATTAAATGATGTAAGTAAGATATGTCCACTACTTAAGGAATATGGAATATTAACTGTAGTTGATTCTGTAGCAGGTATGGTAGGAGAAAGGCTAAATGTAGATGAATCTAAAATAGATGTAATACTAGGGGGGTCACAAAAGGCTATTTCTGCACCAGCAGGTCTTACTATAGTTGGTATAAGTCAAGATGCAAAGAATTGTATCAAAAATAGAAAAACAGACATAGTAGGTTTTTATTGTAACTTAAGTATATGGGAAGGTTATTATGAAAAAAAATATTTCCCTTATACAATGCCAATAAGTGACATAATGGGTCTTGATAAAGCATTAGATAATGTACTAGAAGAAGGTGTCGAAAAAGTATTAAGTAGACATGATAGAATAGCTTCTAGTGTAAGACAAGCTGTTAAGGAATATGGTTTAGAATTATTTTTAGAAGGCGGATATTCTAATACAGTGACAGCAATAAAGATACCTGAAAGTATAGGTGCATTAAAACTTACTGATTATATGCTTAAAAATTACAATACACTTGTTGCAACATCATTAAATCAATATATGAATACTATTTTGAGAATCGGTCATATGGGGGAAAATGCTAATTTCGATAAAATAGTTCACATATTAAATGTATTAGACAAAAGTTTAAAAGCATTAGAATTTAATGCAAATGGAAGTTTAATAGATTTATTTAATAAATATTATTTTTAGTCACAATATAAAAGGGGGATGTGGTATGGAAGCTACAGCTAAACAGAAATTTACAACAAAAGATTTGGTGGAAACATCACTATTAATAGCATTAGTATTTGTTGCAACTAAGTTTATAAATATAAGATTGCCAATATCTATAAATGGAGGTCTTGTACACTTAGGAACAGCAATGTTATTTATATCAGCAATAGTATTTGGAAGTAAAAAAGGTGCGTTATCAGGAGCTATTGGGATGGCTCTTTTTGATTTGATATCTGGGTGGACTCTATGGGCTCCATTTACATTTATAGTTAGAGGTATTATGGGGTATTTACTTGGAAAGATTGTATGGGCAAATGGTAAGAATGGAGAAAGTTTTTTTATCAATTTAATGGGAGTAGTAGTTTCGTCAATTTGGATGTTGTCTGGATATTATGTAACAGAGGTTATACTTTATGGTAATTTTATAACTCCACTTACTTCAATACCAGGCAATTTAATGCAGGTGTTAATAGGTCTTATAATAGCACTTCCTATTTCTAAAGCATTAAAAAAATGTATAAGATAGATATAGAATAGATTAAGTTTTTGATGGGATAAATTATATTGTATAATATTAAGATAGAGTATATAATGATAAAAAAATTTAAAATAGAGGTTAATTACGATGTTATCAGTTACAAGGTATGCAGTTAGAAATGTTCGTTTAAAACCCTGGGTAAAGTTTATTTGGTATCTTGAGACAAAATCAAATATACTGCTAAATAATAAATTATTACCTACAGATAGTATAGATATTATCATTAATCTTTCTGATGTCATGGAATATAAGATTGAAAATCAAAGTTATAATGCAAATAATATACATTTTAATGGAATAAGAGATAAACATGGATTTGTTATTCAACGTGGAAATATACGTGTGATGGGTATTTCTTTTTATCCATTTGGACTCTATCCATTTTTAAAGATACCAATTTCAGAGTTTAAGGGTCAAATTGTTGACTTAAAACAAGTATCAGAAGCTTTTGCTGGGAAATTGGAAAGTACATTAAATCAAATATCATCAATAGAAGATATAGCTTTGCATTTAGAAAAAATATTAGTATCTGTATTAGATGAAGATTTAGTTGCAAATAAGATGGTAAATCTCCTGGATTTATTTATATATAATAATAAATACAGCACTATAAAATTGTTTTGTGATGATATGAACATAAATATTAAAACTTTAGAAAGAGCTTGTTTAAAATATACTGGCTATACACCTAAAACACTAAGGAAAATATATAGATTTAAAATGGCCAGCAATCACCTTATTTATAGCTCTAAAAATAATGACTTTTTTGATTTAATTTATGAAAATGAATATTATGACCAAGCTCATTTTATTAAAGAATTTAAACAGTTTTCAGGAGTATCACCGATTAAATTTATTAAAGAGAATAAAACTATTAAAGAAAACACAACATACAACTATTTATAATTATATTGTCGATTTTTTACAATACCCTTAATTTACTTTTTGCTATGATGTAAGAAAGATAAATTGGAGGGTTTGTATATGAAAATTATTACAGAAATAGTAGAATTTAATGTGGAAGAGCATTTATCAAAAGATGCATTTGTAGAGATTGTAAATGAGTTAGAAATAAATTTTCACTCTGTTCAATCGGGCTTTATTGATACTGAGCTTTTATATGATGAAAAAAATCAAAAATGGATTATGATACAACACTGGGATTCTATAGAAAATCTTAAAAGTGCTTCTAGTAAAATGTTTAAAAATACATCTACTGAAAAATTTAGAAAGGCTTTAAAGCCTCAGACTGTTAAGATGAATATAATGCCACAAATTAAAAGTTGGAAATTATAATGCCAGATGTAAAAAATAATTAAGTAGCAAGAAAATAAATTAGCCAAATAACATTTTGTATTAAAATCAAAATTGTTATTTGGCTTTTATTAGCTATTTATATCTAGATATCATTATTTAAAAGTACTATTGCTGTGCGAGATGCAATAGGTATTTTAGAAGATGGAGGAGTAGAAGTAAAATAGATATCATAGTCTATTAAGTTATCTGGTTTTGTTTTTCCTCCAAACTCTATCATATCAGTACTTAATACTGTCTTGTATTTTTTGCCTTGGAACTTTGATATGTCTACTGATTGCATCAGATTAGGATGAAAATTAAATATAAATAAATATTTACCTTTACTGTATACTAAAAGTTTTTTATCATTATCTATATGCACAAGTTCATAGCTATTCTGTGTAAAAATATCACTGTATTTTGTAAGTTCAAGCATAGATTTATCGAAGTTTAATAGTTGTTTATATTTTAAGTTATCATTTTCTGAAAGACTCCATTGTCTTCTAGCATATTTATAACTCCAATTGTTTCCTTCACGTGGAAAATCAATCCATTCAGGGTGTCCAAATTCATTTCCCATAAAATTTAGGTATCCTTCACCAGCTAGAGAAAATGTTGCTAATTTAATTAATTTGTTTAGAGACATGGCTCTATCAATAATATGATTATTTGAGTTTATTTCCATATTCCAGTATATTTCTTTATCTGCTAACCAAAATATAATTGTCTTGTCACCAACTAATGCTTGGTCATGAGATTCACAATATCCAATGTTTTTTTCACCAGGACGTCTAGTAGTAAGCTCGTACCACATTTTGCCTAAATCCCAATTTTCATCAGAAGATTTTGAGATAGTTTTTATCCAAAAATCAGGTACTCCCATTGCCAATCTGTAGTCAAAGCCAATTCCACCATCTTTTATAGGTATACACATACCAGGCATTCCACTCATATCTTCTGCAATGCTTATTGAATTAGGTTTGATTTCTTTTATTAATTCATTTGCAAATTGAAGATATGTTATAGCTTCCATATCTGTGTTTGCACTGAAATACTTTTTATAACTGTCAAATGAAACTCCAAGACCATGGTTATGATATAGCATTGAGGTTACACCATCAAATCTAAAACCATCAAAATGATACTCATTTAGCCAAAATTTTATATTTGAAAGTAAAAAATGAATTACTTCAGGCTTACCATAGTTAAAGAGTTTTGTTCCCCAAGCAGGGTGATTACCCTTTGAATCTGAATGGAAAAATTGATGTTCACTTCCATCAAATTCATTTATTCCCTCTAAAGTATTTTTTACAGCATGAGAGTGAACTAAATCTAATAAAACAGCAATTCCCATTGAATGAGCTGTGTTTATAAGGTTTTTTAAGTCTTCAGGAGTACCAAACCTAGATGAAATTGCATAAAAGTTTGAAACTTGGTATCCAAAAGAAGCATAATATGGATGTTCCATGATAGCCATAAGTTGAATAGTGTTGTATCCAGCGTTCTTTATCCTAGGAAGTATATTTTTAGTAAATTCATTATAAGTTCCAATAGATTCTTTTTCAGTAGCCATACCTATGTGACATTCATAGATTAAAGGAGAAGTTATGTTTTCTAAGTCAAATTCGTTATCAGTCCAACTAAATGGAGTTTTTGGTTGCCATATCTGCCCGTTAAAGTTACCAGAATCCTTTTGTATTACCCTCTTTATGTATAATGGTATACGGTCAAATGTTTCACCATTTGCAGTGACTTGTACCTTTACCTCGGATTTATGAGGTAAGCTGTTTTTTTCGGGTATGAAAATTTCCCAATTACCAGAGTCTATTTTTTTTAGAGGATGGGATTTTCTATTCCAATTATTAAAGTCACCAATTAATGATAAACTATCTGCATTTGGAGCCCACTCTCTATAAAACCATCCATCATTTGTTTGATGGAATCCATAATAAAGATGACCATTTGCAAAAGAACTAAAATTTTCACAGTTAGTTAATATTTTTGCTTTTACATCTTCATAGTGTTTCATTCTTTTTTTTATGTCAGACTCGAATGGTTGTAGGTAAACATCAATATCTAAAATTTTAAATCTTTTTTGACTTTTCATTTGATTTCCCCTCCATAATAAATATTATATTTTAACAAAATAATACTTATCTCATACTATCTTCTCTGTATAATTGATATATATTATATAATCCTAATAAAAAGCTTAAACCACCAATAATTAGTTTCATAATTTACCTCCTTAGTATATTTAAAAATATACTTATATATCAGATTCATCAAAATTTAAAAGTTTATTTAAAACTCTTTTAATAATATCATAATCAAAGCCTTTATAGGAAAGATGTTGAGAAATTTTTTGATATATTTTCTTTTTATCTTCTTTTTTTACTCTTTCATATCTTTTTTTTGCTAGATACATGGCATTTTCAAATTCAGTATCTTTGTCTAATTCTGATACTGCTTCATCAATTGCACTTCTCTCAATACCTTTATTATATAAATTTTGTTTAATTCTGTTTTTACCACATTTGTTTAAATTAACATTGGTATTAACTATTTTCTGAGCCAATATATTGTCATTTACCAGATTATAATTTTTAAGAAAGTCTATAACTCTATCAATTGTATCTTCTTCAAAATCTGCTGATAGTTTTTCTTTCATTTTTTTTTCAGACTGGTCAGCACGAGACAAAATATTTAATGCTTTATTTTTAGCTTTTATATACATCTCATCATCTAAAATAGATTTTAATTCCTCTTCATTTACTTCATTTCCTTTTTTTAAATTAAATGTATAAACAAGTTCTTTAAATATAGCAATAAAAAATTTATCATCTACATAAATATTTACTCTATCATCATTTCTTTTTTGTTGTTCTATTTTCGTAATTATACTCATAATTCCTCCTTTTTTATATGTAATTATATTAACAAAAGTAACTAATAAAATTTAATAAAAAACTTATAATTATACGTTATATTTAATCTAAATTAAGACAAAATAATAAAAAGTTATTTTTATTAAAAAGTAAAGTGAAACTATGTTAAATAATTATTTTTTTAAGTGTTTTTTACCATATAAATATGATTATATACCAAAAAAAATAATTTATAAGCTTTAAGAAATAAAAAATAATGGTACAATAGTATTATAACATTAAAAGGAGACAAAATATGAGAAGTAAAAATCTAGTTCAGAAGGCAGAATTGAAAAATACTGAAAAACTAGAGAAATTTAATCGCCATAAAGGCAAAATCAAAATAGGTATATTAGGAGGTACTTTTGACCCTATACACTATGCTCATTTAGCAACAGCAGAGTTTATTAGAGATAAGTATGAGATTGACAAAATTATCTTTATACCATCAGGAAATCCACCACATAAATTAGGTATCACTACAAATAAGTATGATAGATACAATATGACACTTCTAGCAACTGAAAGCAATGAAGATTTTTTAGTTTCAAAAGTAGAAATCGAAAGAAATAAAAGGACTTATACAATCGATACATTAAAATATTTAAAGAAAAAATACAAAAATGCTGATATTTATTTTATAACAGGGGCAGATGCTATTTGTAGTGTTGAAGAGTGGAAAGATGTAAAGAAAAACTTTGAGTTAGCTACTTTTATAGCTGCGACTAGACCAGGTATTAGCTTATTAAGGTCACAAGAAACTATAGAGAAACTGACTAAAAAATATAATGCTGACATTATAACAGTTTACGTTCCATCATTGGATATATCGTCCACATATATAAGGGAACAGCTAAATGAAGGCAAGTCTATACGTTACTTAGTACCGGAAAATGTAGAAAATTATTTGTATGAAAATAAACTATATCAATATGGAGATGATTAAATGAACTTAGAGAATATTAACCAGAGATTAAATCAAATGCTACCAGTAGGAAGGCTTAGTCACTCAAAAAATGTTGCAGAATGTGCTGTAAAATTGTGTGAGATTTATGGATGTGACAAAGAAAAAGCTTATATAGCGGGGATGATTCATGATTGTGCGAAGTACTTAAGCGATAAAGAAGTAGAGGATTATGTTGACAAATATGAGATATACTTAGACCCAATAGAAGATGGAAACCGCTCTCTATCTCATAGTGTGATAGGGTCATACATATGTGAATATGAATTTGGAATAGAAGATGAAGATATTATAAATGCAATTAAATACCATACAACAGGAAGAGAAGATATGTCTCTTTTAGAAAAAATAATTTACATAGCAGATTTAATTGAAGAAGGAAGAAAATTTCCAGTTGTAGATACATTGAGAGAATTAGCCTATGAAGGTAAGCTTGACGAAGCACTTTTAACTTCATTTAATAATACTTTAATGTTTGTTATTAATAAAAAAGAAGAAATACATCCAAGAACTGTTATGGCGAGAAACTATCTAATTAAAGAAAAGTTATTATAAAAATCTTATATAAAGGCAAACATATTAATAAAATTAAAGTTGACTATGTTACAAAATCGTATTAATATGTTACAATAACTAAGTGTATTTAAATTAGGAAAGTGAGGAAATTTTATATGACAGTGGAACAAATGACAAAAATAGCGTATGATGCCATAGAAGATAAGCTGGGTCAAGATACAGTTATAATAAATATAGGAAAAGTTTCTAGTTTATGTGATTATTTTGTTATTACTACAGCATCTTCTCAAAGACAAGTAAAAGCTATAGCTGATAATGTTGAAGATGAATTAGCAAAACTAGGATTAGAGCCAAGAGGAAAAGAAGGACATGGGACTCAAACTTGGGTACTTCTTGACTATGGGGATATAATGGTTCATGTATTTAATGAGGAAAATAGAGGATTTTATAATTTAGAAAAATTATGGAAAGATGCACCTTATATAGATATTGACACATTAGCATAAACATGATAATATATGTTATTATAGTTAGAAAATTTAAAAAATTGTATTGAATTGAATAGACTAGAGCAGTAAAAGATTATATTTTTTCAGAGAGTTAGTGGAAGGTGAGAACTAATATTATATAACTTTGAACTTACTAGATTAAAATCTATTCTCCATAGCTGGATTAAAAGCTGTCTAAGAGAGTCTATGAAAATAGACTAATTAGGGTGGTACCGCGAAGATTTATCCTCGTCCCTAAACGTAAGTTTAGTGATGAGGATTTTTTATTTTCAAAGAATTATTTGGAAATTATAAGTAAATAATATTAAACAAAGTAGTTGAACGCAACTAAAAATAGGAGGCAAAATATGAGCGTATATAATTTTAAAGAAGTAGAATCGAAATGGCAAAAAATTTGGAAAGATAATAACCAATACAAAATGGATACAGCACAAACTGAAAAGCCTAATTACTACACATTAGAGATGTTCCCTTATCCATCTGGAAAGATACACATGGGACATGTTAGAAACTATTCTATAGGTGATGTTGTCGCAAGATTCAAAAAAATGGAAGGTTATAATGTACTTCATCCAATGGGATGGGATTCTTTTGGTCTACCAGCTGAAAATGCAGCTATAAAACATGGAATACATCCACACAAATGGACAATGGAAAATATAGAAGAAATGAAAGAACAATTAAATTTATTAGGGCTTAGCTATGATTGGGATAAAGAAGTAGCAACTTCGACTCCAGAATACTATAGATTTACTCAAGAAATATTTTTGAAATTTTTAGAACATGGGCTTGCATATAAGAAAAAATCTTATGTTAACTGGTGTCCTTCTTGTGAGACTGTTCTTGCAAATGAACAAGTTGTTCAAGGAGCATGTGAGAGATGTAAATCGACAGTATTAAAGAAAGACTTAGAACAATGGTATTTTAAAACTACTGAATTTGCAGAAGAATTACTTAATGATTTAGATACATTAGATGGATGGCCAGAAAAAGTTAAAATAATGCAAAGAAACTGGATAGGAAAAAGTACAGGAGCAGATTTAGTATTTGATATAGATGGAACTGACAAATCTATGACAGTATTTACAACTAGACCAGATACAACTTATGGAGTTACTTATATGGTACTTGCTCCAGAACATGAACTAGTTAAAGAATTGGTTGCAGGTACAGAGTATGAAGCAGATGTTGAAGCTTTTGTTCAAAAAATGCATACTATGACAGAAATAGAAAGAACAGCAGCTGATGTAGAAAAAGAAGGTATGTTTATAGGTAGATATGTTATAAATCCTTTAAATGGCAAAAAAGTTCCTTTATGGATAGCGAACTATGTACTAGTTGAATATGGAACAGGTGCTATAATGGCAGTTCCTGCACATGATGAAAGAGATAGAGATTTTGCTGAAAAATATAATCTAGATATAATAGATGTAATAACAGAAGATAATAAAATGATAAATTCAGAAGAATTTGATGGATTAGATGCTTCAGAAGGATTTGAAGGAATAATAAATAAATTAGAAAAAGAAGGTAGAGGAAAGAGAACAATTAATTATAGATTAAGAGACTGGTTAGTTTCAAGACAAAGATATTGGGGTTGTCCTATACCTGTAGTTTATTGTGATGAGTGTGGAATAGTTCCAGTTAAGAAAGAAGATTTACCAGTTCTTTTACCAACAGATGTTGAATTTACTGGCAAAGGTGAGTCTCCACTTACTACTTCAAAACAGTTTATGTCAGCAACTTGTCCTCATTGTGGAAAACCAGCTAGAAGAGAAGTTGATACTATGGATACATTTGTTGATTCTTCTTGGTATTTCTTAAGATATGTAGACAATAAAAATGAAGATGAACCATTTAGTAAAGACTTAGTTAATAGATGGCATCCAGTAGACCAATATATAGGTGGAGTAGAGCATGCTATAATGCATTTACTTTATGCCAGATGGTTTGTAAAAGCATTTAAGAGTATGGGCATGGTAGACTTTGATGAACCATTTAAAAACTTACTTACTCAAGGTATGGTTCTTATGGACGGTTCTAAAATGAGTAAGTCTAAAGGAAATACAGTATCTCCTATGGATATAATTGATGAATATGGAGCAGATACTGCAAGACTTTTTGTATTATTTGCAGCTCCACCAGAAAGAGATTTAGACTGGTCAGAACAAGGTGTTGATGGATGCTTTAGATTCTTAAATAGAGTATATAGATTAGTTGATGAGTTAGCAGATGTATTCAAAAAAGATGTTGAGTTTGGCGAGTTAAGTTCTCAAGATAAAGACATGAGATATACTATACATTCTATACTTAAAAAAGTTACTGTAGATTTAAGTGAGAAATTTGGATTTAACACTGCTATATCAGCTCTTATGGAATTAATAAATGATATGTACAAATATAAGGAGTTAGACAATATAAATGAAGCAGTTATAAAAGAAGGTGTACAAACAATAGTAACTATAATTTCACCATTTGCGCCTCATTTAGGTGAAGAATTATGGACTATGATAGGTCAAGAAGGAAGTGTATTTGATATAGATTGGCCTAAATATGATGAAACAGCACTAGTAAAAGATGAAATAGAAGTTGTTGTACAAGTTAATGGAAAGGTTAGAGGAAAGCTAACTGTTAGCTCAAATATATCTAAAGAAGATATGGAAAAAGTAGCTTTAGAAGATGAAAAAATTAAAGCTCTAGTTGAAGGTAAAACTATAGTTAAAGTTGTTGCAGTTCCTAAAAAATTAGTTAATATAGTTGTAAAATAAATAAAAAAGTTGTAAAATAAATAAAAAAATAAAGCTATAAAATAAAATCCCCGTATTGCATACAATTAAAAAATTGCAGTATGGGGAAGTTTTATTTTAAACTCAATGATATAATTTATTTTAAATTTTAAACTCTATAATATAGTTAACAATATATTCCTTTTTCAAAGAAGTCTTTGATTTCATCAATATTATCAGTCTTTCCAAGAGCTAAAATAAGTTTTATTCTAGCTTTTTGCCCTGGAAGGTCTCCACCAAATATACATCCTATATTTTTTAAATCTCTACCAGAACCAAAGTAACCATAACTATCAAATACTCTACCTGAATGGCATCTAGAAACTATAACAACAGGAAGTCCTTTTTCCCTCGCATATTCAACACCAGAAAGCATCTGAGGAGGAATATTACCTCTGCCCATAGCCTCAATAACTATGCCTTTATATCCACTATCAACCGCAAATCTTATAAAGTCTGCATTTTCTCCAACATATGCTTTAAATAATGCAACTTTAGATTCTACCTTATCAGTATCTATAATTGTCCTATTTACAATATCTCTTGTAAGGACAAGTTCGTTACAGTCGATTATTCCCAATGGACCACTAGTTAAAGATTTAAATGTATTTAAAGAAAGTGTATTTGTTTTAGTAGCTTCAGAAGCTAACAGTACTTCATTGTTTAAAACTACAAGAACTCCTTTACCCATAGCATCTTTAGATACAGCAGTACAAACTGATGCAGATAAATTACTTGAACCATCGTAGCCAAGTTCAGAGCTACTTCTCATAGCACCTGTAACGATTACAGGCTTAATGTTGTCGATTGTAAGGTCTAGAAAGTAAGCAGTTTCTTCTAAACTATCAGTACCATGTGTTATTACAACTCCTGTGATATCTTTTCTTGCTAATAAATCATTTACATAATTTTTTAATTCCATCATTCTATAAGGTGTTATGTGAGGTCCTGGAATTTCATCAAAATTAAAAACTTCAACATCTGCAACTTTGTCAATGTTAGTAACCATGGATAATATTTGTTCCCCAGATAAAGTTGGTATAGCAGCACCTACTTTATCATCTACTGTCATAGATATAGTTCCACCAGTAAAGACTATGGCAACTTTTTTCTTAATACTCATAATATTCTCTGCCTTTCACAAATAAATTTATAATTCCGATAGGATTATATCAAAAAAATTTATTAAGGTCTATATAAATTCTTTTATTCGCATAATTTAGATATTTCAGTGTAATAGAATTATTTCTTTGTTTTTTCCCATTCAGCAATATAACTATTCAGTATTTCTCTTATAGCTTTCCCTATTTTAGTATAGGCTTCATCATATAGATTTGCTAGAGATATTCTAATTGACCATTCAGGCCCATAGAATCCATTTCCACTAAGTAAGACTACTGAATAATCATTAGCCAATCTATAAAGTATATCTACTGGAGAAGCATTCTTACTTATAAATTTGAATAAATCTTCTCCATAGTTTATTTTAGCCCATTCTTCAATATCAAACTGAGTATAATATGCAGCATTATTTTTATTTTTATTAACTGGAAGCTCTAAAGCTTCAAACAATAGTTTTTGACGTCTATGGCAAATACTCATATTAAGTTTTTTGTAAGCATCAACTTTATCAATTAATGCAAAGGCAGAGAAAAATGACATTTGAACTTGCTGTGGAGTTGAAAGACCAGCAGTATGATTAAGAGCAACAAGCCTACTATCAGCAACAACTCTTTCCATAAATGAAAGGCTAGAAGGGTTAAGACTCATATCACTGTAGCGCTTATCTACTGATTTTTTTAATTCTCCAGTTAAATCATTTATTTTTTTATCAAAAACATTCTTTTTATGAAGAGCAAATGTACCAAGTCTCCATCCTGTAACTCCAAAATATTTTGAATAAGAATAAACTCCAACAGTGTTATAAGGAAGTTTTGACATTAATGATGAAAAATCTTCTACAAAAGTCCCATATACATCATCTGATATTATCATTAAATCCTTATTATAATTTTCAATTACATCTATTAAATTATTACAAGATGTCTCATCCATAGCTATAGATGCAGGGTTGTTAGGATTAACAACAAATAAAGCTTTAATAGAATTGTCACGAAGCTTTTCTAATTCTTTTTTAGTATACTGCCATGTATGAGCACCTTTTTCGTCAACCGCATTGGCGTTTATGTTTACAACTTTAAAATCATAGCGAGGAAGATTAGGTATCTCAAGATAAGGTGTAAATATAGGAGTCATTAAAGCGATTGTATCTCCTTTTTTTAGAAGTTCATTTGCCATTAATGAATCAAATATATAACACATAGCAGCTGTAGCGCCTTCAACTGCGAATATTTCTACATCACCGTATTTACCTGATATATCGTATTTCATTTCTTGAACTAGATAATCATGCACAATTTTTTCCATATGAGGTAACATTCTATCTGGAAGTGGATAATTATCACCAATGATTCCATCAGCTAGTTCATGAACAAATTCATCACCATCAAATCCAAGTTCATTTATACCAAAATTTATAATATCTCTAGCTAA
This sequence is a window from Clostridioides difficile. Protein-coding genes within it:
- the yqeK gene encoding bis(5'-nucleosyl)-tetraphosphatase (symmetrical) YqeK; the protein is MNLENINQRLNQMLPVGRLSHSKNVAECAVKLCEIYGCDKEKAYIAGMIHDCAKYLSDKEVEDYVDKYEIYLDPIEDGNRSLSHSVIGSYICEYEFGIEDEDIINAIKYHTTGREDMSLLEKIIYIADLIEEGRKFPVVDTLRELAYEGKLDEALLTSFNNTLMFVINKKEEIHPRTVMARNYLIKEKLL
- the leuS gene encoding leucine--tRNA ligase produces the protein MSVYNFKEVESKWQKIWKDNNQYKMDTAQTEKPNYYTLEMFPYPSGKIHMGHVRNYSIGDVVARFKKMEGYNVLHPMGWDSFGLPAENAAIKHGIHPHKWTMENIEEMKEQLNLLGLSYDWDKEVATSTPEYYRFTQEIFLKFLEHGLAYKKKSYVNWCPSCETVLANEQVVQGACERCKSTVLKKDLEQWYFKTTEFAEELLNDLDTLDGWPEKVKIMQRNWIGKSTGADLVFDIDGTDKSMTVFTTRPDTTYGVTYMVLAPEHELVKELVAGTEYEADVEAFVQKMHTMTEIERTAADVEKEGMFIGRYVINPLNGKKVPLWIANYVLVEYGTGAIMAVPAHDERDRDFAEKYNLDIIDVITEDNKMINSEEFDGLDASEGFEGIINKLEKEGRGKRTINYRLRDWLVSRQRYWGCPIPVVYCDECGIVPVKKEDLPVLLPTDVEFTGKGESPLTTSKQFMSATCPHCGKPARREVDTMDTFVDSSWYFLRYVDNKNEDEPFSKDLVNRWHPVDQYIGGVEHAIMHLLYARWFVKAFKSMGMVDFDEPFKNLLTQGMVLMDGSKMSKSKGNTVSPMDIIDEYGADTARLFVLFAAPPERDLDWSEQGVDGCFRFLNRVYRLVDELADVFKKDVEFGELSSQDKDMRYTIHSILKKVTVDLSEKFGFNTAISALMELINDMYKYKELDNINEAVIKEGVQTIVTIISPFAPHLGEELWTMIGQEGSVFDIDWPKYDETALVKDEIEVVVQVNGKVRGKLTVSSNISKEDMEKVALEDEKIKALVEGKTIVKVVAVPKKLVNIVVK
- the rsfS gene encoding ribosome silencing factor; this translates as MTVEQMTKIAYDAIEDKLGQDTVIINIGKVSSLCDYFVITTASSQRQVKAIADNVEDELAKLGLEPRGKEGHGTQTWVLLDYGDIMVHVFNEENRGFYNLEKLWKDAPYIDIDTLA
- the nadD gene encoding nicotinate-nucleotide adenylyltransferase, coding for MRSKNLVQKAELKNTEKLEKFNRHKGKIKIGILGGTFDPIHYAHLATAEFIRDKYEIDKIIFIPSGNPPHKLGITTNKYDRYNMTLLATESNEDFLVSKVEIERNKRTYTIDTLKYLKKKYKNADIYFITGADAICSVEEWKDVKKNFELATFIAATRPGISLLRSQETIEKLTKKYNADIITVYVPSLDISSTYIREQLNEGKSIRYLVPENVENYLYENKLYQYGDD
- a CDS encoding asparaginase, with amino-acid sequence MSIKKKVAIVFTGGTISMTVDDKVGAAIPTLSGEQILSMVTNIDKVADVEVFNFDEIPGPHITPYRMMELKNYVNDLLARKDITGVVITHGTDSLEETAYFLDLTIDNIKPVIVTGAMRSSSELGYDGSSNLSASVCTAVSKDAMGKGVLVVLNNEVLLASEATKTNTLSLNTFKSLTSGPLGIIDCNELVLTRDIVNRTIIDTDKVESKVALFKAYVGENADFIRFAVDSGYKGIVIEAMGRGNIPPQMLSGVEYAREKGLPVVIVSRCHSGRVFDSYGYFGSGRDLKNIGCIFGGDLPGQKARIKLILALGKTDNIDEIKDFFEKGIYC